From Permianibacter aggregans, a single genomic window includes:
- a CDS encoding WD40/YVTN/BNR-like repeat-containing protein, translating into MSNTLWLSTRKGLIQYTRQGLQWQPVATHFLGDPVSFTLHDGRDNTVYAALNLGHFGPKLHRSDDGGKSWQEIACPKLPEQKEGEEDKSASAQMASVQMIWSMAAGGADQPGRIWAGTIPGALFRSDDRGDSWQLVESLWQREERKQWFGGGYDQPGIHSICVDPRDSRCLRLAVSCGGVWLSKDDGKTWHSRAKGLRNAYMPPERAYDEIVQDPHLMVQCRAQPDWLWIQHHNGIFVSDNGAESWREVEDVKPSVFGFAVAVHPEDGKRAWFVPGIKDERRLPVDQQLLVNETRDAGKSFTAHRQGLPTEPSYDLIYRHALAIDQSGQALAMASTTGNCWLSADQGRSWQCLSNYLPPVAAVCFGPEQA; encoded by the coding sequence ATGAGCAATACCTTGTGGTTGTCGACCCGCAAAGGTCTGATTCAATACACCCGCCAAGGCCTGCAATGGCAGCCGGTGGCGACCCATTTTCTTGGCGACCCGGTCAGCTTCACGCTGCACGATGGCCGCGACAACACGGTTTATGCCGCGCTCAATCTCGGTCATTTCGGCCCGAAACTGCATCGCTCCGATGATGGCGGTAAATCCTGGCAGGAAATCGCCTGCCCAAAGCTGCCAGAGCAGAAGGAAGGGGAGGAGGATAAATCCGCCTCAGCACAAATGGCCTCAGTACAAATGATCTGGAGCATGGCCGCCGGCGGTGCCGATCAGCCGGGGCGCATTTGGGCCGGCACCATTCCGGGTGCGCTGTTCCGTTCCGATGATCGCGGCGACAGCTGGCAGCTGGTCGAGTCGCTTTGGCAGCGCGAGGAGCGCAAACAATGGTTCGGCGGCGGCTACGATCAGCCCGGTATTCATTCCATCTGTGTCGACCCGCGTGACAGTCGATGCCTGCGCCTCGCCGTTTCCTGTGGCGGCGTTTGGCTCAGCAAGGACGACGGCAAAACTTGGCACAGCCGGGCCAAGGGCTTGCGCAATGCCTATATGCCGCCAGAGCGCGCCTATGACGAAATCGTCCAGGACCCGCACCTGATGGTGCAGTGTCGAGCCCAGCCGGACTGGCTCTGGATTCAGCATCACAACGGCATTTTTGTCAGCGACAATGGCGCCGAAAGCTGGCGCGAAGTTGAGGACGTAAAGCCTTCGGTGTTTGGCTTTGCCGTTGCTGTGCATCCAGAGGATGGCAAGCGCGCCTGGTTTGTGCCGGGCATCAAAGACGAGCGCCGCTTGCCGGTCGATCAGCAATTGCTGGTCAACGAAACCCGCGATGCCGGCAAAAGCTTCACGGCTCATCGCCAAGGCTTGCCGACCGAGCCGAGCTACGACCTTATTTATCGGCATGCGCTGGCCATCGACCAGAGCGGGCAAGCGCTGGCGATGGCCTCAACTACCGGCAACTGTTGGCTTTCGGCCGATCAAGGCAGGAGCTGGCAGTGCTTGTCGAACTATCTGCCGCCAGTGGCAGCCGTGTGTTTCGGGCCGGAGCAAGCGTGA
- a CDS encoding MoaD/ThiS family protein yields MAKVSFTGHLQRHLAIEPLTVNGATLAEVLNEVFQRYPALRTYLLDDQRGLRQHVAIFIDGQQIRDRRHFKDLTPANAEVFVAQALSGG; encoded by the coding sequence GTGGCCAAGGTCAGCTTCACTGGGCATTTGCAGCGCCATCTGGCGATTGAGCCATTGACGGTCAATGGTGCGACGCTGGCTGAAGTGTTGAACGAAGTATTCCAACGCTACCCAGCACTACGAACTTACCTGCTCGATGATCAACGCGGTTTGCGCCAGCACGTGGCGATATTTATCGACGGCCAGCAAATCCGCGATCGTCGGCATTTCAAAGATCTCACCCCGGCGAATGCCGAGGTGTTTGTCGCCCAAGCCCTGTCGGGCGGATAA
- a CDS encoding substrate-binding periplasmic protein — protein MALFRLGVSWKAGLLFCFAATAAEQPSSLRLVTLEYPPYVEIKDDKPDGLSIWLVEALMQRLQQEHRIEVLPWKRALWQLETGAADAVFPVLKTPGRETKMVFMAEPLTNENVMLFSRCDEAIAFDSELKFLRNKRVCVQQGFSIGLRADELFQTGWMERVNANHQSDCLRMLHMGVARFYLVDRYAGAYVIQQSQYKHVVRPFGEPLEMTPVYLAWNKDSVDEHLITAANDAFEQMLESGEHQRLLQRFQDEVVSR, from the coding sequence ATGGCCTTGTTTCGACTGGGCGTAAGCTGGAAAGCCGGTTTGCTTTTTTGTTTTGCGGCGACTGCAGCAGAACAGCCGTCATCGTTGCGCCTCGTTACGCTCGAATATCCTCCCTATGTCGAAATCAAAGACGACAAGCCCGATGGTCTCTCGATCTGGTTGGTCGAAGCTTTGATGCAGCGCCTGCAGCAAGAGCACCGGATTGAAGTACTGCCGTGGAAGCGGGCCTTATGGCAACTGGAAACGGGTGCCGCGGATGCGGTGTTCCCGGTGCTGAAAACACCGGGGCGCGAAACGAAGATGGTGTTCATGGCGGAGCCGCTGACCAACGAGAACGTTATGCTGTTCAGCCGTTGCGATGAGGCCATCGCCTTCGATAGCGAGCTGAAATTCCTGCGCAATAAACGTGTCTGTGTGCAACAGGGTTTCAGCATTGGTCTGCGTGCCGATGAGCTGTTCCAGACCGGCTGGATGGAACGGGTCAATGCCAATCACCAGAGTGATTGCCTGCGCATGTTGCACATGGGCGTTGCCCGCTTTTATCTGGTTGACCGATACGCCGGTGCTTATGTCATTCAACAAAGTCAGTACAAGCACGTCGTGCGGCCTTTTGGCGAACCGCTGGAGATGACGCCGGTGTATCTCGCCTGGAACAAGGACAGTGTTGATGAGCATTTGATTACCGCGGCCAATGATGCATTCGAGCAGATGCTGGAGTCCGGCGAACATCAGCGTTTGTTGCAGCGCTTCCAGGATGAAGTGGTATCGCGATGA
- the tnpA gene encoding IS200/IS605 family transposase — protein sequence MSRFIRASHVIWHCQYHIVWTPKYRFRILKGPIAKEIHQCVMLFCLRLGCQVVELNVQVDHVHLLVKIPPKTSVSELMGVLKGRTAIRIFSEFPYLRKKPYWGNHFWAKGYCADTVGLNAEMIQKYVKYQEKQEQHQQQLEFARNSEPSQKGR from the coding sequence ATGAGCAGGTTTATAAGAGCGTCGCATGTCATATGGCATTGTCAATACCATATTGTCTGGACGCCGAAGTATCGGTTTCGGATATTGAAAGGGCCGATAGCAAAAGAGATTCATCAATGTGTGATGCTCTTTTGTTTGAGGCTAGGCTGTCAGGTAGTTGAATTAAATGTGCAGGTCGATCATGTGCACTTACTGGTGAAGATTCCGCCAAAGACATCGGTATCAGAGCTGATGGGAGTCCTGAAAGGCCGCACTGCGATACGGATATTCAGTGAATTTCCGTACTTAAGGAAGAAGCCGTATTGGGGCAATCATTTCTGGGCGAAAGGATATTGCGCCGATACGGTCGGCCTGAACGCAGAGATGATTCAGAAGTACGTGAAATATCAGGAAAAGCAGGAACAACATCAGCAGCAGTTGGAGTTTGCACGGAACAGCGAGCCTTCTCAGAAGGGTCGCTAG
- a CDS encoding DUF805 domain-containing protein: MSNPYSAPNAPMNNTSNGNDTYDPTMFSVEGRIGRIRYLAYTTLIGLMFYAALVVVMLMFGIGLAAAGSGMEGFSGTALVVMILVYLLMIVASVILMRRRLNDLDKSGWWILLALIPLVNIIFGLYVLFAPGTKASNSYGPMPGKTPTVLWVVGLIGPVIAAIGILAAIAIPAYHDYTQRAQAAQVESQYSED, from the coding sequence ATGAGCAATCCTTATTCTGCGCCGAATGCGCCGATGAACAACACAAGCAATGGTAACGACACCTATGACCCGACAATGTTTTCGGTCGAAGGTCGTATTGGCCGTATTCGTTATCTTGCTTACACAACCTTGATTGGCCTGATGTTCTATGCGGCCTTGGTTGTGGTCATGCTGATGTTTGGTATTGGCTTGGCAGCAGCTGGAAGTGGTATGGAGGGCTTTTCCGGAACGGCACTTGTGGTGATGATCCTTGTTTACCTCCTTATGATCGTTGCGTCGGTTATCCTGATGCGTCGCCGCTTGAATGATCTGGACAAGTCGGGATGGTGGATACTGTTGGCGCTGATCCCGCTTGTGAACATAATCTTCGGTTTGTATGTGCTTTTTGCTCCAGGAACCAAAGCCAGCAATAGTTATGGGCCTATGCCAGGCAAAACCCCGACCGTGTTATGGGTGGTGGGCTTGATTGGCCCAGTCATTGCCGCCATCGGTATTCTCGCCGCCATCGCCATTCCCGCTTATCATGATTACACGCAACGCGCGCAAGCGGCGCAGGTGGAATCCCAATACTCGGAAGATTGA
- a CDS encoding DUF58 domain-containing protein → MTPSRRLITLLVALIALALLAAFFPALTLAFYAAALVSSLVAFSDAWLVRGKAAVRVERQVAGIWPVDVENRVSLILHNDETQALHVECFDHFPRGWQMQGLPHAAMIEPGHYLQFDYLLTPDQRGDAHFAAPELRIASPLGLWWRYQRCGPEQVVKVFPVFSKLLGHTLTATDRRSPTEGIIRKRRRGEGTDFRQLREYRIGDSQRTIDWKATAREQKLISREYQEERDQQVVFLLDTGRRMLARDQGGSHFDHALNAVLTLSFIAQKQGDAVGLMSFAGSERWLSPQKGRVGLDRMLTGVYDLQATEQAPDYTLAASVLLRKLRKRAFIVLITNLRDEDDAAIRQACAMLSSKHLVLCASMREKILDEVLREPVQGFEQALRVAGTNLYLQQRQEAIRRLGLPAGQWIDVTPERLSSSLVNRYLDIKESGQL, encoded by the coding sequence ATGACGCCATCGCGTCGTTTAATCACGTTGCTGGTCGCGTTGATTGCGCTGGCATTGCTGGCCGCTTTTTTCCCGGCGCTGACGCTAGCGTTCTATGCGGCGGCGCTGGTGTCATCGCTGGTGGCGTTCAGCGATGCGTGGTTAGTGCGTGGTAAAGCGGCAGTGCGTGTCGAACGGCAAGTGGCGGGTATTTGGCCGGTCGATGTTGAGAATCGTGTCAGCCTGATTCTACACAATGATGAAACGCAGGCCTTGCACGTTGAGTGTTTCGATCATTTTCCGCGCGGTTGGCAAATGCAAGGCTTGCCACACGCAGCGATGATAGAACCCGGCCATTATTTGCAATTCGATTATCTATTGACACCGGACCAACGCGGTGACGCGCACTTTGCCGCACCGGAATTGCGCATCGCTTCGCCGCTCGGTTTGTGGTGGCGCTATCAGCGCTGTGGTCCGGAACAAGTGGTCAAGGTTTTTCCGGTTTTCTCAAAGTTACTCGGCCATACGCTGACCGCTACTGATCGTCGTTCACCAACGGAAGGCATCATTCGCAAACGCCGACGTGGTGAGGGTACGGACTTCCGCCAACTGCGTGAATACCGTATTGGCGATAGCCAACGCACCATTGATTGGAAAGCGACGGCGCGAGAACAAAAATTGATTAGCCGCGAGTATCAGGAAGAACGCGATCAGCAAGTGGTGTTTCTGCTCGACACCGGCAGAAGAATGTTGGCCCGCGATCAAGGCGGCAGCCACTTCGACCATGCGCTGAATGCCGTGCTGACCTTGAGTTTTATTGCCCAGAAACAAGGTGACGCCGTCGGCCTGATGAGTTTCGCCGGCAGCGAGCGTTGGCTCAGCCCGCAGAAAGGTCGAGTTGGTTTGGATCGAATGCTGACCGGTGTTTACGACCTGCAGGCGACCGAGCAAGCACCGGACTACACCTTGGCGGCCAGCGTCTTGTTACGCAAACTCCGAAAGCGCGCGTTTATCGTGTTGATCACCAATTTGCGCGACGAAGACGACGCCGCGATACGTCAGGCTTGCGCGATGCTGTCCAGCAAACACTTGGTACTGTGTGCCAGCATGCGCGAAAAAATTCTTGATGAGGTGCTACGAGAACCGGTACAAGGCTTCGAGCAGGCATTGCGCGTTGCCGGTACCAACCTGTACCTGCAACAACGTCAGGAAGCGATCCGGCGTTTGGGTTTACCGGCCGGACAATGGATTGATGTAACACCAGAGCGATTGAGCAGTAGCCTGGTCAATCGCTATCTGGACATCAAAGAGAGCGGGCAACTGTAA
- a CDS encoding AAA family ATPase → MNEQTEVASTAVTIPAEKLQQAVDIVRRMREEIRRALIGQQAVVDQVLATLLAGGHVLIEGVPGLGKTLLVKALAKTFAGEFTRIQFTPDLMPADVMGHSIFDMRNQTFTVRKGPVFTHLLLADEINRAPAKTQSSLLEVMQERQVTIEGETHSLSAPFMVLATQNPLENEGTYPLPEAQLDRFLVKVRIDYPSEAEELAMLALVTGNRIGDGLDVQPVASLIKPETVVALQQLVARIRVDEAVANYAVRLVRATRDWPGIAIGAGPRGTIALVRVARAMALMAGRDFITPDDIKSACLPVLRHRIAISPESELDGLNTDHLLQALIEHIAAPRA, encoded by the coding sequence ATGAATGAGCAAACTGAGGTCGCGAGCACCGCCGTGACGATTCCTGCCGAGAAATTGCAGCAAGCCGTTGATATTGTCCGCCGTATGCGCGAAGAAATTCGCCGAGCGTTGATCGGCCAACAAGCAGTTGTCGATCAAGTGTTGGCAACGTTATTGGCTGGCGGCCATGTGTTGATCGAAGGCGTGCCTGGGTTAGGCAAAACCTTGTTGGTCAAAGCGCTGGCAAAAACCTTTGCTGGCGAATTTACCCGCATTCAATTTACACCTGATCTGATGCCGGCTGATGTCATGGGGCATTCCATTTTTGATATGCGCAATCAAACCTTCACCGTGCGCAAAGGTCCGGTGTTCACGCATTTGCTATTGGCTGACGAGATCAACCGGGCACCGGCGAAAACCCAATCCTCATTGCTGGAAGTGATGCAGGAAAGGCAGGTGACGATTGAAGGTGAAACGCATTCACTGAGTGCGCCCTTTATGGTGCTGGCTACACAGAACCCGTTGGAAAATGAAGGCACCTATCCTTTGCCGGAAGCGCAGCTGGACCGTTTCCTGGTGAAAGTGCGCATTGATTACCCGAGCGAAGCCGAAGAGCTGGCGATGCTGGCTTTGGTCACCGGCAATCGCATTGGCGACGGCCTGGATGTGCAACCGGTTGCCAGCTTGATCAAACCGGAAACGGTTGTCGCGTTACAGCAACTGGTTGCCCGCATTCGAGTTGATGAGGCAGTGGCCAATTACGCCGTACGCTTGGTGCGCGCGACACGCGACTGGCCAGGCATTGCCATTGGTGCTGGCCCGCGCGGAACGATTGCCTTGGTGCGTGTGGCCCGGGCGATGGCATTGATGGCTGGTCGTGATTTCATTACTCCCGATGACATCAAGTCGGCGTGCTTGCCAGTGCTGCGTCATCGCATCGCGATTTCGCCAGAAAGCGAACTCGATGGCCTGAATACCGATCATTTGCTGCAAGCATTGATCGAACACATCGCGGCGCCGCGCGCATGA
- a CDS encoding DUF4350 domain-containing protein, which yields MTDRQRQLLWFGLTVVLLALIAAGWFYFLEKRTIAVPHHSTEAMRNDFLAASRWLQQRDYVVHSHDNLTAAMRDTLPGGALLFAQGTGMMTGDTAEHILDWVADGNVMIMVPQYVAYSESTDEEERDQDEVNQLVETDPIGDYLGVYLGDRRQTEREEQDEAESDAEASEQDEEEIEEPENTFRPILPRSEALAASDSIQFTALSYPLLIAKQHWRHLDFQDEYQAPILHDAKGDVIRVYREGRGYIVVLATMSFTNATLRDRDHGELLWQLLQLNPDRKQLTIIQRVEMPNWYQALWQQFHLALIAAAITLLLIIWLSLRRFGPLLAEPGDERRAQMEHVMASARWLWRLPAGRQRLLDAARTETMQQLKRRLPELQRLADGEKLQRLHRETTISLDHLQQALFEPAANQPRRFTAQLQTLQKLRSHYE from the coding sequence ATGACCGATCGGCAACGGCAGCTTCTGTGGTTTGGATTAACGGTCGTGTTGTTGGCACTGATTGCTGCCGGTTGGTTTTATTTTCTGGAAAAGCGCACGATTGCCGTACCGCATCACTCAACCGAAGCCATGCGCAATGATTTTCTGGCCGCCAGTCGTTGGTTGCAACAGCGTGATTACGTGGTGCATAGCCATGACAATCTGACGGCCGCGATGCGCGACACCTTGCCTGGTGGCGCGTTGTTATTCGCTCAAGGCACCGGCATGATGACCGGTGATACTGCGGAACACATTCTGGATTGGGTCGCCGACGGCAACGTCATGATCATGGTGCCGCAGTATGTTGCCTATTCCGAAAGCACGGATGAGGAAGAACGCGATCAGGATGAGGTCAATCAATTGGTCGAAACCGACCCGATTGGCGATTACCTTGGCGTTTATCTGGGCGATCGCCGGCAAACAGAACGCGAAGAGCAGGATGAGGCAGAGTCTGATGCCGAAGCATCAGAGCAGGACGAAGAAGAAATCGAAGAACCTGAAAATACCTTCCGGCCGATTCTCCCCAGGTCCGAAGCGCTCGCCGCAAGCGACAGCATTCAGTTTACGGCGTTGTCATATCCATTATTAATCGCAAAGCAACATTGGCGGCATCTGGATTTTCAGGACGAGTATCAAGCGCCAATTCTCCATGATGCCAAAGGCGATGTGATCCGCGTGTATCGTGAAGGGCGCGGTTATATCGTGGTACTGGCGACGATGTCGTTCACTAACGCGACATTACGCGATCGGGATCACGGCGAGCTACTTTGGCAATTGTTGCAACTGAATCCAGACCGCAAGCAACTGACGATTATCCAGCGTGTGGAAATGCCGAACTGGTATCAGGCGCTTTGGCAGCAGTTTCATTTGGCACTGATCGCGGCAGCGATCACGCTGCTACTCATTATTTGGCTGTCACTGCGTCGCTTTGGTCCGCTGCTGGCTGAGCCGGGCGATGAACGGCGTGCGCAAATGGAACATGTGATGGCAAGCGCCCGTTGGTTGTGGCGTTTACCCGCTGGTCGCCAGCGCTTGCTTGATGCCGCACGCACGGAAACGATGCAACAACTGAAACGCCGGTTGCCAGAGCTGCAACGCCTTGCCGATGGCGAGAAGTTACAAAGGCTGCACCGCGAAACCACCATTTCTCTTGACCACCTGCAACAGGCGTTGTTCGAGCCAGCGGCCAATCAGCCGCGTCGATTCACCGCGCAATTACAAACCCTGCAAAAGCTGAGATCGCATTATGAATGA
- a CDS encoding stage II sporulation protein M has protein sequence MKQKQFEHAHAAFWQQLEQSLADKKNTEENFPAMYRQLCQHFALARQRGYSPALTDYLHKLVHEGHLQLYGVAVDRPMVLHRWLLQTMPQRVREEWRLMLLAIVAFFGIGLGVFLLVWFQPHWAYSFAEPHQLMKFQQMYQPDNIKIGRGGSEGDVAMFGFYIWNNVSIDFRTFAAGIFAGVPSLISLASNGMHFGVIAAWLSLDDSTRETFWSFVITHSSFEVAGLLLAAVAGMRLGFSLLSPGRMTRRHALMAASQRMFPVLVGAAMLTVIAAFFEGFWSASTSISAQTKYVVGGIGWLIVIAYFVFAGRGRNDAA, from the coding sequence ATGAAGCAAAAGCAATTTGAACACGCGCATGCGGCGTTCTGGCAGCAACTGGAACAGTCGTTGGCCGACAAGAAAAACACCGAAGAAAATTTCCCGGCAATGTACCGACAACTCTGCCAACATTTTGCCCTGGCTCGACAACGCGGTTACTCGCCGGCGTTGACCGACTATTTGCACAAGTTGGTGCACGAAGGTCATCTGCAATTATATGGTGTTGCCGTCGATCGGCCGATGGTGTTGCATCGCTGGCTGCTGCAAACAATGCCGCAACGAGTGCGCGAAGAGTGGCGGTTGATGTTGCTGGCGATCGTCGCATTCTTCGGTATCGGCCTTGGCGTTTTCTTGTTGGTCTGGTTTCAGCCGCATTGGGCTTACAGTTTCGCCGAGCCGCATCAGCTAATGAAGTTTCAGCAAATGTATCAACCGGACAACATCAAGATTGGCCGTGGCGGTAGCGAAGGCGATGTCGCGATGTTTGGCTTTTACATCTGGAATAACGTCTCCATTGATTTTCGTACCTTCGCCGCCGGTATTTTTGCCGGTGTGCCCTCACTGATCAGTTTGGCCAGCAACGGTATGCACTTCGGCGTCATTGCCGCCTGGCTTTCGCTTGATGACAGTACACGCGAAACCTTCTGGTCATTTGTTATTACCCACTCCAGTTTTGAGGTAGCCGGTCTATTGTTGGCGGCGGTTGCCGGTATGCGGCTCGGGTTTTCACTGCTGAGTCCGGGGCGGATGACGCGCCGGCATGCACTGATGGCCGCCAGTCAGCGCATGTTTCCGGTGCTGGTTGGCGCCGCGATGCTTACCGTCATTGCCGCATTCTTCGAGGGCTTTTGGTCGGCCAGTACCAGCATTTCGGCACAGACCAAGTACGTAGTTGGCGGTATTGGTTGGCTGATTGTCATCGCCTACTTTGTTTTCGCCGGTCGGGGTCGCAACGATGCGGCTTGA
- a CDS encoding RDD family protein: protein MQDGRLSLTTPEGVRLALTPAGPAPRAAAWLIDLLIWMVFIWICLWIFGGSKLGSGLIGLILFVSYWGYPVLFEVYFSGRTPGKRVMKLAVVRADGLPVGWRESVLRNLLLVADFLPFMYATGLLCMLADQHFRRIGDIVAGTQVIYFDKPPVRKPLREVEPVPSPIPLTPEQQRTLLGLFEREAQLPPERLQELASIAEPLTGETGAVSLEKLRGIAAGLSR, encoded by the coding sequence GTGCAAGATGGACGTTTATCCCTGACCACCCCCGAAGGCGTAAGGCTGGCGTTGACGCCAGCCGGGCCAGCGCCGCGCGCGGCAGCCTGGCTGATCGACTTGCTGATCTGGATGGTATTTATCTGGATCTGTCTGTGGATTTTTGGCGGGAGCAAACTTGGCAGTGGCCTGATCGGTCTTATTCTGTTCGTCAGTTACTGGGGTTACCCGGTGCTGTTCGAGGTGTATTTCTCCGGCCGTACGCCAGGTAAGCGGGTCATGAAACTCGCGGTCGTGCGAGCCGATGGTTTGCCCGTTGGCTGGCGCGAATCGGTGCTGCGCAACTTATTATTGGTCGCCGATTTTCTGCCGTTCATGTATGCCACCGGTTTGCTTTGCATGCTGGCCGATCAGCACTTTCGCCGAATCGGCGATATCGTTGCCGGCACGCAAGTGATTTATTTTGATAAACCTCCGGTGCGCAAGCCGCTGCGCGAAGTAGAGCCGGTGCCTTCACCGATCCCTCTGACGCCGGAACAACAACGCACATTGCTTGGACTATTTGAGCGCGAAGCGCAATTGCCACCGGAACGCTTGCAGGAGCTGGCCAGCATTGCCGAACCGTTGACCGGTGAAACCGGCGCCGTGTCGCTGGAAAAATTGCGCGGTATTGCGGCAGGTTTAAGCCGATGA
- a CDS encoding RDD family protein, protein MSINPYQVPAARLETIPESVTIELASRGERFVAALIDTAIQLIIVLPMFYLMGVFDNRSISNNPWLDEFIFIVFGFAVFVVVHGYFLHAYGQTIGKRAMKIAIVDMNNQLPPLLRLLFLRHAPVHLISLFGNLLPLLDVLFIFRQDRRCLHDLIAGTKVVQVSQ, encoded by the coding sequence ATGAGCATCAATCCGTATCAGGTACCAGCGGCGCGACTGGAGACCATTCCTGAGTCAGTTACGATTGAGTTGGCCAGTCGAGGTGAGCGCTTTGTCGCGGCCTTGATCGATACCGCCATTCAACTGATCATCGTGCTGCCCATGTTTTATCTGATGGGCGTTTTCGACAACCGCTCGATCAGCAATAATCCCTGGCTGGACGAATTCATCTTTATCGTTTTTGGCTTTGCGGTTTTCGTCGTGGTTCATGGTTATTTTCTTCATGCTTATGGCCAAACCATCGGTAAGCGGGCGATGAAAATTGCCATTGTCGATATGAACAATCAGCTTCCGCCGCTACTGCGGTTATTGTTTTTGCGCCACGCACCCGTTCATCTGATTAGCCTGTTCGGTAATCTGTTACCGCTGCTCGACGTGCTGTTTATTTTTCGTCAAGATCGTCGCTGCCTGCATGACCTGATCGCCGGGACAAAAGTCGTGCAAGTCTCCCAATAA